The nucleotide sequence GTCATGACACCGGCCGCGCCCGCCATCCAGGCGTGGATGCCGGCACTCGGCGGCAGGGCGCCGAAGGCGGCCGCCGCGTGCAGCAGAAAGCCGAGCGGGACGAAGACGTAACCGACATGCAGGATCAGGAGCAGCCGCTCGCGCGAGGTGCGGTCGCCGGCCCAGCGCGCAAGCCGCACCAGGTGCAAGCTGCCGACGACCATCATCGCAACACCGGTGACGGTGCTGAGCGGCGCCACGATCCACGCGATCAGCGCCAGCGCGCTGCATCCGATCACGGCGCCGTCGAAGCGGCCGAACGGCACTGGCAGGCGGCCGGGATTGACCTTGACCAGCCAGTTGCGGGTGAAGCTCGGGATGATGCGGCCGCCGATCAGCGAGATCAACAGCACGACCACCGAGATGCCGACGCGGATGCTGACATCGGCCGCGCCCTCGACATGCGCTTCGAGATGAAAGGCGACGTTGCCGGCGAGCAGCATGAGCACGAGCATCACCACCGGCAGGTTGCGCCAATTACCGCCGGCGATGATCTCACGGGTTGCGGCGGCGACGACCAGAGCCAGGAACGCGGCATCGACCGCGAGTGCAAAGGCCCAGCCGAGCTCGGCCGACAGGGTCATCGCCACGCGTCCGGCGAGCCAGACCACCACCAGCGCGCCCAAGGATCGACCCCGGATCGGCAGCCGCCCGGTCCAGTTCGGGATCGCCGTGAACAGGAACCCCGTGATCACCGCCGGCAGGAAACCATAGAGCATTTCGTGGACATGCCAGTCGCGCGGCGCAAAGGCCGATGTCAACGACACTTCGCCATAGAACATCGGCAGCCAGACCAGGATCGACAGCGCGGCCTGGATCGCGGCCAGAAGAAAGAAGGGGCGGAAACTATTCGCGAACAGCGGCCAGCCTTGCGAATTGCGGGATCGGGCGCCAGCCATGGGGCAACTCCAGGGAGATCAGATCGTTGTCAGGAAAAATATCGCCACCCGGCCGGCCGGTTTTGCGCTATCGCAAACTGTCGGACGATTGGAGGTGCCATCACACTCCGGAACACCGCGCATTGGAGGCGGGATGGCCAAGGTCGATACGTCGCTGGTTGCACATTTGCCGCTGTTTGCGGGCTTCAAAGCCGAGGAGCTCGAGGAGATCCTTCGCGAGGCCCGCTCGGCTCGCTACCCGAAGAACAGCGCCATCTTCGAGCAGGGCGCGGACGCGCACGCTTTCTTCCTGTTGCTGCACGGCCATGTCCGTGCCGCCAAGACCACGCCGACGGGCGAACAGATCGTGGTGCGCTATGTCGCGCCCGGCGAGACTTTCGGGCTCGCAATGGCGATCGGGCTCGCGCAATATCCGGCGACCGCGACCGCCGTCGACGACAGCGTTGTGCTGATCTGGCCGACCGCCGCCTGGCCGCGGCTGGTGGAGCGGTTTCCATCGCTTGCCGGCAGCACATTGCGGACCGTCGGATCGCGCCTTCAGGAAAGCCATACCCGTATCCTGGAAATATCGACCCAGCAGGTCGAGCAGCGCGTCGCGCACGCACTGCTGCGGTTGGCAAAGCAATCGGGCAAGAAACTCGACCATGGCATCGAGATCGATTTCCCGATCAGCCGCCAGGACATCGCACAGATGACCGGCACGACGCTGCATACGGTCAGCCGCATCCTGAGCGGCTGGGAGAGCCAGGGCCTCGTCGAGAGCGGCCGCCAGCGCATCATCCTGCGCGACCCGCACAGGATCGTCGTGTTGGCGGAACGGAATCCGGACAGCGGGCCGGCGTGAGGGTTGACCTCTCCCCGCATCCACCTTTCGCTGAAGCTTCGGCGGACAAGAGCGGGGCGAGGTCTGTCCTTACGCCGGCACGCACTCGCACAGCGCAGCCAGGAACTTGTCGCGGTCGATGCCGTGCTCGCGGCAGGCATCATCAACCGTGTGGAACGTTGCGATCGGACAGCCGACACAAGCCATCCTGAAGGCAAGAAACACCCGGATCGTGTGCGGCGCCGTACGCATGATGTCATCGACCAGATCGTCGGATCGGAAAGGCATGGACAACTCCGTTCCGAAACGACGATAGCGGAGGCGGCGGAGGTATCTTTGTCGAAGCGCAAGCTGGCGGAGGCTTCTCTCCCTCTCCCCGTTCTTACGGGGAGAGGGTCGGGGTGAGGGGCTGCTTCCGCATTCACGACAAGAGCTGGGCTCGCGGAGAGTCCCCCTCACCCGGAATTCAAGCTGGCGCTTGAATTCCGACCTCTCCCCGCAAGCGGGGCGAGGTGACTTTAAACCGCCCTGCTGTGCAACTGCTTCGCTGCATCGAGATGCGCGTCGAACGCGGCGGCGACGCTGCGGACCAGGAAGCGCGCATCCCGGGCGACGGCGAGACGGTCGCCGTCGAGGCTCACGACACCGTCGGAGACCAGCGACTTCAGCCGTGGTGCCGACTTCAGCATCGCTTCGGGCGCGGCGCCGTGGCGCGCGCAGATCGCGCCAAGATCGACACCGAACTCGCACATGATGCGCTCGATGATGTCGGCGCGCAGCCGATCGTCGTCGGTGAGCCCATAGCCCCTCGCGGTGGCGAAGCGGCCGGCGGCGATGCTTTGCGAATAGGCGCCGATCTGCACCTCGTTCTGGACATAGCCCTGCGGCAGATGTCCGATCGCGCTTGCGCCGAAGCCGAGCAAGACCTCGCTTGTGTCGGTGGTGTAGCCCTGAAAATTGCGGCGCAGCGTCTGCTTCCTGAAGGCTACGGCCATGGAGTCGTCGGCCTTGGCAAAATGGTCGAGCCCGATCTGCACATAGCCGGCCTCCTTCAACGCGGTGGCGATCGCGCAGGCCTGGTCGTGGCGCGCCAGGCCATCAGGCAAGGCGCTCTCATTGATCATGCGCTGGTGCTTCTTGAAATCAGGCACATGGGCATAGCCGAACACCGAGAAGCGCTCGGGTGCGAGCGTCAGCGCGCGCCGCACCGTATCGAGGCAGGAGGCAACGGTCTGATGCGGCAGCCCGTAGATGAGATCGAAATTGATTCCCTTGATTCCGGCCCGCCTCAGCATGTTGACGACTGAAGCGGTCTGCTCGAAGCTCTGCACCCGGTTGATCGCGCGCTGCACGACCGGGTCAAAACTCTGCACCCCGAGGCTGGCGCGGTTGACGCCGGAGAGCCGTAGCGCCTCCGCCATGTCGGCAGTCAGCGTCCGCGGGTCGATCTCGACCGCGATCTCGGCCGAAGGCAGCACGAAGAACGCTGTTCGCATCGTCGCCATCAGCTCGACAAAGGCGTCCGGCGCCATGATCGTCGGCGTGCCGCCGCCGAAATGGAGATGCTCGACCTTGATGCGGCGGCCAACCTTTTCGGCCACCAGCTCGATCTCGCTGCGGAGCATGCGCTGGTAGGCAGCGATGAGACCGTCGCGACGCACGATCTGCGTGTGGCAGCCGCAATACCAGCACATCTCGCGGCAGAACGGCACGTGCAGATAGAGCGAGGCGCTGGCGTTGGTCGGAATTTCGGCCAGCCATGTCGCATAGGCGTCTGCGCCGATGGCACGCGAAAAATGTGGAGCGGTCGGATAGCTCGTGTAGCGCGGCAGATGTTCCTCGCCGTAGCTCGCTGCGAGATCGATTCTCATCTCTTACCCACTCGCAAAATGCCGCCGCAGACGGGCGCGGCAAGTTCAGGAATGCATTCAGCTAGCCCTGATTTGAGGAACTGACCTTGCGCTCGCTCAAAGTCGAACCGCCGGAATACGGCCAGTGTGACGTTCAACCACATATCCCTTTCGGAGATGACGCCATGGCGCCGTTCGCGCTCGAACTCGTTCTCTGGCTGCTCGGCCTTCGCGGTCATATCCCGCGCTTCGACGACTTCCGCCCCGTGCCGGCAGCGCCCCCGAGCGGCACCGGCCATTTGATGCGCGTGCTGGCGATCATGGTTTCGATCATCGCAGCGCTGTCGCTTGCGGTCTGGGGGACGGTCTGGTTGGCGATCCGGCTGCTCTAGCGCCCGCGCGTCCAGACATTCGCAACCGTACGCAACTGAACATGCCAACGATTTGCTGCTGGCCCGACTGATGGCGCGCTGCGTGTCGTCGTGCCGTTCGCGTTACCGATGCTGCTCGGCAAGCCTCTTAGGCATCTTCACGGAGGCGAATTCGGAAAAAGTTTGTTGCAGCGCAAATCATCTTGCGGTGATCGGCGCACACTGCATCCCGTCATCAAAACCATTTCAGATGAAGGATGCTTCCGATGTTCACCCGCAGAGCCGCATTGATCAGCGCCGCCGCGACCGCCCTGATGCTGGCAGCGCCCGCCCTCGCCGCGAACGATCTCAAGCTGCCGCGGCAGAAGGTTGAGCTGGTCGCACCGCCCTTCGTGCACGCACATGAGCAGGCCACCACGCAAGGTCCCAAGATCATGGAGTTCACGCTCACGATCCAGGAGAAGAAGGTCGTCATCGACGAGAAGGGCACCACCTTCCAAGCGATGACCTTCAACGGTTCGATGCCGGGTCCGCTGATGGTCGTGCATGAGGGCGACTATGTCGAAGTGACGCTGGTCAATCCCTCGACCAACACTATGCCGCACAACATCGACTTCCATTCCGCGACCGGGGCACTCGGTGGCGGCGCGCTCACCCTCGTCAACCCCGGCGAGCAGGTGGTGCTGCGCTGGAAGGCGACCAAGACCGGGGTGTTCGTCTATCACTGCGCCCCGGGCGGCCCGATGATCCCCTGGCACGTCGTCTCCGGCATGAACGGCGCCGTGATGGTGCTGCCGCGCGACGGTCTCAACGACGGCAAGGGCCACGCGCTGAAATACGACAAGGTCTACTACATCGGCGAGCAGGATATGTACGTGCCGCGTGACGAGAAGGGCAACTTCAAGTCCTACGAGTCGCCCGGCGAGGCCTACACCGACACCGAAGAGGTGATGAAGAAGTTGACCCCGACCCACGTGGTGTTCAACGGCAAGGTCGGCGCGCTCACCGGCAAGAATGCGTTGACCGCGAATGTCGGCGAGAACGTGTTGATCGTGCATTCGCAGGCCAACCGCGACAGCCGTCCGCATCTGATCGGCGGCCATGGCGACTATGTCTGGGAGACCGGGAAATTCTCCAACGCGCCGGAGACCGGGCTCGAGACCTGGTTCATTCGCGGCGGCTCGGCCGGCGCTGCGATGTACAGATTTCTGCAGCCCGGCGTCTACGCCTACGTCACGCACAATCTGATCGAGGCGGCCGACCTCGGTGCCACCGCGCACTTCAAGGTCGAGGGCAAGTGGAACGATGATCTGATGATGCAGGTGAAGGCGCCTGCGGACATCCCGGCTCCCAACACCAACTAGAGCATGAAGGGGCCGGCTCGCCGGCCCTTTCTTCTTTCGGGGGACCACCATGCTGCTCGCATTCAAGCTGAAACTGATGCTCGCCTGCGCCGCCGGACTCGTCGCGCCCGTGGCCGTCGCGCCCTTGGTCACGGAGGTCGCCACACCAGGCGGGTTCACGGCGCCCGCGATCGTCGAGATCGCACGGGGCCACCTCTCCTATCGCGCCGCCGGTGATTT is from Bradyrhizobium sp. ISRA430 and encodes:
- a CDS encoding NnrS family protein — translated: MAGARSRNSQGWPLFANSFRPFFLLAAIQAALSILVWLPMFYGEVSLTSAFAPRDWHVHEMLYGFLPAVITGFLFTAIPNWTGRLPIRGRSLGALVVVWLAGRVAMTLSAELGWAFALAVDAAFLALVVAAATREIIAGGNWRNLPVVMLVLMLLAGNVAFHLEAHVEGAADVSIRVGISVVVLLISLIGGRIIPSFTRNWLVKVNPGRLPVPFGRFDGAVIGCSALALIAWIVAPLSTVTGVAMMVVGSLHLVRLARWAGDRTSRERLLLILHVGYVFVPLGFLLHAAAAFGALPPSAGIHAWMAGAAGVMTLAVMTRASLGHTGQALTASWATQAIYVAIIIAAVARIAAAVWPAHGDVLLHVAACGWVAAFLGFAIAFGPLLLGSRLRALAIVYAVAPAR
- a CDS encoding Crp/Fnr family transcriptional regulator, coding for MAKVDTSLVAHLPLFAGFKAEELEEILREARSARYPKNSAIFEQGADAHAFFLLLHGHVRAAKTTPTGEQIVVRYVAPGETFGLAMAIGLAQYPATATAVDDSVVLIWPTAAWPRLVERFPSLAGSTLRTVGSRLQESHTRILEISTQQVEQRVAHALLRLAKQSGKKLDHGIEIDFPISRQDIAQMTGTTLHTVSRILSGWESQGLVESGRQRIILRDPHRIVVLAERNPDSGPA
- a CDS encoding DUF1858 domain-containing protein; the encoded protein is MPFRSDDLVDDIMRTAPHTIRVFLAFRMACVGCPIATFHTVDDACREHGIDRDKFLAALCECVPA
- the hemN gene encoding oxygen-independent coproporphyrinogen III oxidase encodes the protein MRIDLAASYGEEHLPRYTSYPTAPHFSRAIGADAYATWLAEIPTNASASLYLHVPFCREMCWYCGCHTQIVRRDGLIAAYQRMLRSEIELVAEKVGRRIKVEHLHFGGGTPTIMAPDAFVELMATMRTAFFVLPSAEIAVEIDPRTLTADMAEALRLSGVNRASLGVQSFDPVVQRAINRVQSFEQTASVVNMLRRAGIKGINFDLIYGLPHQTVASCLDTVRRALTLAPERFSVFGYAHVPDFKKHQRMINESALPDGLARHDQACAIATALKEAGYVQIGLDHFAKADDSMAVAFRKQTLRRNFQGYTTDTSEVLLGFGASAIGHLPQGYVQNEVQIGAYSQSIAAGRFATARGYGLTDDDRLRADIIERIMCEFGVDLGAICARHGAAPEAMLKSAPRLKSLVSDGVVSLDGDRLAVARDARFLVRSVAAAFDAHLDAAKQLHSRAV
- the nirK gene encoding copper-containing nitrite reductase, which codes for MFTRRAALISAAATALMLAAPALAANDLKLPRQKVELVAPPFVHAHEQATTQGPKIMEFTLTIQEKKVVIDEKGTTFQAMTFNGSMPGPLMVVHEGDYVEVTLVNPSTNTMPHNIDFHSATGALGGGALTLVNPGEQVVLRWKATKTGVFVYHCAPGGPMIPWHVVSGMNGAVMVLPRDGLNDGKGHALKYDKVYYIGEQDMYVPRDEKGNFKSYESPGEAYTDTEEVMKKLTPTHVVFNGKVGALTGKNALTANVGENVLIVHSQANRDSRPHLIGGHGDYVWETGKFSNAPETGLETWFIRGGSAGAAMYRFLQPGVYAYVTHNLIEAADLGATAHFKVEGKWNDDLMMQVKAPADIPAPNTN